The DNA sequence TCGGAAGCGGCCGCACCGGGCGGCTGGTCTCGCTGCCCGAGCTGGAGCGGCGCGGCTTCGGGCCGGTCTCGCGGCTGCCGGTCTCGCTGCGGGTGGTGCTGGAGTCCCTGGCCCGCAACGCCGATGGCCAGCGGGTCACCGAGGAGGACGTGCGGGCCCTGGCCGGCTGGCGGCCGAACGCGGAGCGCACCCGCGAGGTCCCCTTCGTGGTGGCCAGGGTGCTGCTGCAGGACTTCACCGGCGTGCCGCTGCTGGTGGACCTGGCGGCCATGCGCGCCGCCGCGGCCCGCCTGGGCCGGGCGCCCGGGCGCATCGAGCCCATCGTGCCGGTGGACCTGGTGGTGGACCACTCGGTGCAGGTGGACGCCTGGGGCACCAGCCTGGCCCTCACCGCCAACATGGACCTGGAGTTCGCGCGCAACCTGCAGCGCTACCGCTTCCTCAAGTGGGGCACGCAGGCCTTCAGCACCTTCCGCATCGTCCCGCCCGGCTTCGGCATCTGCCACCAGGTGAACCTGGAGCACCTGGCGCGCGGCGTCTTCGAGCAGGGCGGCCTGTGGTACCCGGACACGCTGGTGGGCACCGACTCGCACACCACCATGATCAACGGCCTGGGGATCGTGGGCTGGGGCGTGGGCGGCATCGAGGCCGAGGCGGCCATGCTGGGGCAGCCCTCCGCCTTCCTCACCCCCGACGTGGTGGGCCTGCACCTCTCCGGCGCGGTCGCCGAGGGCGTCACCGCCACCGACCTGGTGCTGACCGTCACCGAGCTGCTGCGGGCGGCCAAGGTGGTGGGCAAGTTCGTCGAGTTCTTCGGCGAGGGGGCCGCCTCGCTGACGGCCGCCACCCGGGCCACCCTCGCCAACATGGCGCCGGAGTACGGCGCCACCATGGGCTTCTTCCCCACCGACGAGAAGACGCTCGAGTACCTGGCGGCCACCGGCCGGAGCGCCGCGCAGGTGGCGGCGGTGCGCGCCTACTACCAGGCGCAGGGGCTCTTCGGCATCCCGCGCGAGGGCGAGGTGGACTACACGCAGGTGCTGCGGCTCGACCTCTCCACGGTGGAGCCGTCGGTGGCCGGGCCGAAGCGGCCGCAGGACCGGGTGGCGCTCTCCAGCCTGAAGCGCCGCTTCCTCGCGCTCTTCGAGCAGCCGGCGCCGGAGGGCTTCGGGAAGGAGGAGGCCGGCCTCTCGGTGCGCCACCCCGCCTCGGCGCCGGCCCCCACCCCGGCCAGCGCCGCCGCCCCGGCGGCCCCCGCCGTGCCGGGCCTGCGCGCGGTGCCCACCGCGTCGCTCTCGCTGCGCCACGGCGACGTGGTCATCGCCGCCATCACCTCCTGCACCAACACCTCCAACCCCTCGGTCATGCTGGCGGCCGGCCTGCTGGCCCGCAAGGCCCGCGCCCGCGGCCTCCACCCGGCGCCCTGGGTGAAGACCTCGCTGGCCCCCGGCTCGCGGGTGGTCTCCGACTACCTGGCGAACACCGGGCTGCAGGCCGACCTCGACGCCCTGGGCTTCCAGGTGGTGGGCTACGGCTGCACCACCTGCATCGGCAACTCCGGGCCGCTCGACCCGCGCCTGGAGGCGCTGATCGGCGGCCAGGACCTGGTGGTGGCCAGCGTCCTCTCCGGCAACCGCAACTTCGAGGCGCGGGTCCACCCGGCGGTGAAGGCCAACTTCCTGATGAGCCCGCCCCTGGTGGTGGCGTTCGCGCTGGCCGGGCGGGTCGACATCGATCTCGCCAGCGAGCCGCTCGGGCGCGACGCCCGCGGCGCGCCGGTCTTCCTGGCCGACGTCTGGCCCTCGGCGGCGGAGGTCGACGCGCTGCTGCTGCAGGCCACCCGGCCCGAGGTCTACCAGGCCACCTACGCCGACCTGGCCGGCGCCAACCCGGCCTGGAAGGCGCTCGAGGCCCCCACCGGCGCGGTGCCGGACTGGGACGCCGGCTCGACCTACATCGCCGAGGCCCCCTGGTTCGAGGGGTTCGACCTGACGCCCGGGGCCACCAGCGGGATCCAGGGCGCCCGGGCGCTGGCCATCCTGGGCGACTCGGTCACCACCGACCACATCAGCCCGGCCGGCACCATCGCCGCCACCTCGCCGGCCGGCCGCTGGCTCACCGGCCGCGGCGTGGCCTACGCCGACTACAACTCCTACGGCGCCCGGCGCGGCCACCACGAGGTGATGGTGCGCGGCACCTTCGCCAACGTGCGGCTCAAGAACCTGATGGTGCCCGGGGTGGAGGGTGGCGTCACCGCGCACCAGCCCTCCGGCGAGCGGCTGGCCATCTTCGACGCCGCCGAGCGCTACCGGGCCGAGGGGACGCCGCTCCTGGTGATCGCCGGGCAGGAGTACGGCACCGGCTCGTCGCGCGACTGGGCGGCCAAGGGCACCCGCCTGCTGGGCGTGCGGATGGTGGTGGCCCGCTCCTTCGAGCGCATCCACCGCGCCAACCTGGTGGGCATGGGGGTGCTCCCCCTGCAGCTGGCCGACGGGGTGAGCGCGCTCACCCTGGGGCTCGACGGCACCGAGACCTACGACCTGCCGGGCGCCGAGGGCCCGCTGGTCCCGCGCCAGCGGCTGGCGCTCCGGGTGACCCGCCGGGGCGGGGCGGTGGAGGACGTGCCGGTCACGCTGCGCGTCGACACCCCGGTGGAGGTGGAGTACCTGCGCCACGGCGGCATCCTGCCGTACGTGCTCCGCCAGCTCATGTGAGGGCGGGGCCCGGCCCGCGCCTCACAGCCGGAGCAGCAGCGCCAGCGCCACCTGCAGCAGCCCCACGAAGGCCAGGATGGAGGCCGCCGTGAGCGGCCCCTTGCCGCCGGCGCGCCACCAGAGCGCCACCCCGGGCACCGCGATGCCCGCGCCCAGGGCCAGGGCCAGGGTGGGCCCGGGCAGCGCCACCCGGAACCAGCGCTCCGCCAGCGCCACCTCGGCGCCGGCGGCCAGCAGGGCCACCAGGGGCAGGGCGCGGGCGCCCGCGGTGAAGAAGAGCCAGCCGGCGGCGAGGACCGCCGAGGCGGCCAGGGCGGTGTGGAGCGTCATGGGGTGCGCTTCTAGGGGCGGGGCGCGCCCGGCGCAAGAAACCGGCGGCGGACGGCGGGTGGGGTCGAGGTCAGGGTCGGGGTCAGGGCGCTCTGCTCACCCTCTCCCCCAGCTGGCTGGGGGAGAGGGCCGGGGTGAGGGGGCACCTGGGCCCGGGTCGGGGTCGCGGTCAGGGTCGGGGTCGCGCCTCCGTTCGGCTCTCGCCCGCCGCGCCCGATTGACGCCGCCGCCGCCTCGGGCCTATCCGTTGTCCCGCATGCAGGTCTTCACCTCACTGGCCGAGGCCGCGGCCTCCGGGCTGCTCGCCGGCGGCGCGGTGGCCATCGGCAACTTCGACGGGGTCCACCTGGGCCACCAGGCGCTGGTGGCCCGCGCCCTCGAGCTGGCCCGCGCCCGCGGCGCCCGGGCCGGGGTGCTCACCTTCGAGCCCCACCCGGTGCGGGCCCTCCGGCCGCAGCTGGCCCCGCCCCTCCTCACCCCGCTGCCGCGCAAGCTCGAGCTGCTGGCCCAGGCCGGCCTCGACGCCGTGGTGGTGCAGCCCTTCGACCTGGGCTACGCCGCCACCAGCGCCGAGGGCTTCGTCTCCCGCGACCTGGCCGGCGCGCTCCGGGTGGCCGACGTGGTGGTCGGCTGGGACTTCACCGCTGGTCACGAGCGAGCCCGCGTGGCGGCGCTGCGCCCGCTGCTCCTGGCGCACGGCCTCACCCTCGGCGTGGTCGAGCCGGTG is a window from the Anaeromyxobacter sp. genome containing:
- the acnA gene encoding aconitate hydratase AcnA, which gives rise to MGPHPGCSSDAAPQHPRRGGPAARPRLHLGLPSPRQEPSVRDHLGLTLPFDVGSGRTGRLVSLPELERRGFGPVSRLPVSLRVVLESLARNADGQRVTEEDVRALAGWRPNAERTREVPFVVARVLLQDFTGVPLLVDLAAMRAAAARLGRAPGRIEPIVPVDLVVDHSVQVDAWGTSLALTANMDLEFARNLQRYRFLKWGTQAFSTFRIVPPGFGICHQVNLEHLARGVFEQGGLWYPDTLVGTDSHTTMINGLGIVGWGVGGIEAEAAMLGQPSAFLTPDVVGLHLSGAVAEGVTATDLVLTVTELLRAAKVVGKFVEFFGEGAASLTAATRATLANMAPEYGATMGFFPTDEKTLEYLAATGRSAAQVAAVRAYYQAQGLFGIPREGEVDYTQVLRLDLSTVEPSVAGPKRPQDRVALSSLKRRFLALFEQPAPEGFGKEEAGLSVRHPASAPAPTPASAAAPAAPAVPGLRAVPTASLSLRHGDVVIAAITSCTNTSNPSVMLAAGLLARKARARGLHPAPWVKTSLAPGSRVVSDYLANTGLQADLDALGFQVVGYGCTTCIGNSGPLDPRLEALIGGQDLVVASVLSGNRNFEARVHPAVKANFLMSPPLVVAFALAGRVDIDLASEPLGRDARGAPVFLADVWPSAAEVDALLLQATRPEVYQATYADLAGANPAWKALEAPTGAVPDWDAGSTYIAEAPWFEGFDLTPGATSGIQGARALAILGDSVTTDHISPAGTIAATSPAGRWLTGRGVAYADYNSYGARRGHHEVMVRGTFANVRLKNLMVPGVEGGVTAHQPSGERLAIFDAAERYRAEGTPLLVIAGQEYGTGSSRDWAAKGTRLLGVRMVVARSFERIHRANLVGMGVLPLQLADGVSALTLGLDGTETYDLPGAEGPLVPRQRLALRVTRRGGAVEDVPVTLRVDTPVEVEYLRHGGILPYVLRQLM